The genome window GCTGCTGTGAGGGTTGGCACAGTGACCAGCTAGGCTGTCACACCCAAAACAACCGGCAAATCCAGCCGTGTGCActttggcggggggtggggggggatgacTGCGTGTGGGGCTGCAATTAAGAGTGACGGTGTAGCTGAATGAGTGACAAGAAGGGGGCCTAGTGGTGTGGGAGGGAGTGTCTGACTGGGGAGGACAGGGACAGTGAGTGACCAGGACGGTGTGACCTCAGGACTGATGATAAGGATGCTTGACTCCACGCGCCACATCCGCTGTTTGGCACGGCACCTGTGACCCTGGGTAGGGCGGTGGACGTTTCCCTGCATCCATCACCAAATGTCCGTGTCTGTTGCTCCCCTGATCCCTgggctctcctccctcctgcctgcccagatcccccaccccaggccctggggTCTGGCCTCAGCTCCTGCCCTGGGAGGGGTTGGACAGGACATTGGCGCTCAGCTGGACTGTTCCTTCTCTGCTGGCCTCCTGCTTCTGTTTCCACCATTAAAATGCAAGCATTCCTCCCACCTGACTGAAGCCAGTTCTCCCCGCCAGGCTGGCTCCAGTCTTTGGGGTCTGCGACTGGGTCATACCCAACTCTGAGGGCtgatgagggagacagacagggCTGGGGAAGTGGTGGGTAGCCATGCCAGGGACACGAGGCCCAAGTGGAGGAGCCAGCAGTATTCAGCCAAAACAGGAGGCAGCTGGAGAGGAAGGGGCGCTGGGCTGCGGGTTTGGACCCCGAAGGTCTGCCACGTGGGAGGGGGCAGACCCAGTTCCATAAAGGAAACACTTTTCCACACGCTGAATGCTGCCCCAGGTATAGAGGAGTCTTTGTTATGAGAAACTGTGTGATCTTTCCCAGCTCCAGCACCTTCTGTGGCTCCCCATCACCCACCGGAGACTCTCCAGCTCCTCGCTTGGCAGGAGCTGGGGTGCTGGCACCGGGGCCTCCAAACCTTGTCTCCAAGCACAGCCCTGGGGCCCACCCTCAGAGACTGGGGCTGATACCCTCGGGTTTGCCAGATTCTCCCAGACCCTCCAGGCCCCTACGTCTGGCCCCTGGGCAGGGGAAGATGTTCCCATGAAAGGCATGGGCTGAGCAAAAGTGTGAGTGAGGGCTGGAGAGGCTGGGGGTTGTCCGATGGAGAGTTCTCCAGATGGACAAGAGCCAGCGGGCCACGTAGGCTGAGCGCTGACTCCACAGGTGTGTGGCATTCAAGGCTCTGTACACCTCCCCTGTGTGTCTCCCTTCTCCATGCCCGCCTGAGGTTTCCCTCCTCAGCCTTCACATGTACCTTTCCAGCTGCCTGGTATGCCCTTCCTGCCTTGCCCACCTGGCGAACTCCTAGACATCCTTCAAGACCCACTGCCTGTGTCCTTTTCTCTGAGAAACATTGACCTTCCCTTCAGCCTATGGTGTCCccatttgctgtgtgaccctgggcaagtcccttcaGCTGTGAAATGGGGGGGGTATGTGTGTGAAAAACCACCCTCCCTAAAAGCATATTTTGAGGCCCAAGgcaataaatatacattaaatgcTCTCAAAGTGAGTTAGGGCTTTGGGGACAGGGAGGGCTTGTATCCAGTCACTGCTCAATGTGTGTCCATTTTTATCTTCCTCCTCTTGGATTCTACAGGTTTAAGACTCTCTTGTTTTAAGCACTGTTCCAAGATTTTTCTCCCACTCGCAATACTAGGAATTTTAAGAACCCCTGGTTCTAAAATTATAAGTCTAAAATGCCGTGGGCGGGACCAAGGGCCTCCTTGTGCCCTGAGCTGACGCCAGGGTGGCTGGAGCTGGGGTCTCTAGGGTGGACTTTATGCCCCCCACACCCCAAGCTGACGGGGTGTGGTCTGGCAGCCCCAGTTTTAGGGGGAGAGCAATGGATTTACCAGGAGGCGGATAGCAAACGTTCCAGGAGCGGGGGCGTGGAGACTCCTGGCTCGGAGGCTAGAATGGGGTCACAAGACAGCGTCAAGAAGcacagggctgggcttccctggtggggcagtggttgagagtccgcctgccgatgcaggggacacgggttcgtgccccggtccgggaagatcccacatgctgcggagcggctgcgcccgtgagccatggccgctgagcctgcgcgtccggagcctgtgctccgcaacgggagaggccgcaacagcgagaggctcgcgtaccgcaaaaaaaaaaacacaaaaaaacgaAGCACAGGGCTGTCAGCTCAGAGCCATGGCTTCCTtctcttggagcctcagttttctcatctgaatatTGGGGCCAAGTGCTGCCCTCTTGAAGAGCTGTTAGCAGGGATGAGGAGGCACTGGGGCTCCAGCCACCGTCCTGTGCCAAGCATTTTCTTgggctctgccctctgcctggaacagtcTCCCTGGCCCGCTTCCCTCTAGGACCCCCTGCTCACTCCTGGCCCAGCCGCAgcagctggggagggggcccCAGGATGacgcccacccacccctccccaccctagGGAAGGAGGGCCAGCTGCCGGCCCCAAACTCAGCTGCCCCAGGCCTGGCAGTGGCCGCGGCCCCAACACTTTCTCAATGAAAGGTATTTGGCAGTGGCGTCTGACACCTCATCACACCCAGCCTGGAAGCCAGCTTCTCCTGCCAGCTGCAGGGGGAACCCCCCCAATTCCTGCTGCCCCCCCAGGACCCCGACAGGCAGGCCCAGAGTCTGCGTTGCCTTGGGCGGGGGCCTACCCCTCTGAGCTTCCCTCTCAGCTGAGGGTGTAGACACAGTAAGTCTGGATAAATGCGCATGCCCCGGGCTCCCAGGGGCCTCAAAGCATCTCCCCTCTCTTGTCCATCACAGCCTATCCAAGGAGAGGCTGGGATGCTGGCACCGGGGCCTCCAAACCTTGTCTCCAAGCACAGCCCTGGGGCCCACCCTCAGAGACTGGGGCTGATACCCTCGGGTTTGCCAGATTCTCCCAGACCCTCCAGGCCCCTACGTCTGGCCCCTGGGCAGGGGAAGATGTTCCCATGAAAGGCATGGGCTGAGCAAAAGTGTGAGTGAGGGCTGGAGAGGCTGGGGGTTGTCCGATGGAGAGTTCTCCAGATGGACAAGAGCCAGCGGGCCACGTAGGCTGAGCGCTGACTCCACAGGTGTGTCGGGGTGTGCGTGAACCTCTCTTCCCGCCAAGGCCAGGCCCTCTTTGGGCCCCCATTGTTGGCACAGACGTGACACCTCTACATGCTAGACAGGCAGATGGTAAGAGGGactggaggggcaggggtggaCAGGTGGGCGAGCGGGTGGGTGGGTGGTAGAGGGGAAGTGGGCAGTTGAGTGGGTAAGTGGGTGGGTGTGCAGAAGGCCTGAGCAGGCCCTAGAATAAGGGAATAATACCCCGCACTCCAACTGCCTGCCGCCACCCTTTCTGGGGGCAATCAGCCAGGCACAATGCTCCCCATTCCAGGCCCCCAGAAACGCCACATTGATGCCTTCCAGGGACCAACATCTACAGGCCAAGGGAGTCTCACGCGCGTCCTTGAGGGGACTGCTGGGCCATCCAGGGAGCCCCCCGCTCCTGCCGGGATTCACTCTGGGGCCCAAGCAGCCCTTTGCCTCTCCTTTTTGggacctcagtttctctgtctggAAAGGGGGTGTGTGATCGGAACAGCGCCTGTCCCATGGGGCGTCAGGACAACTTGCCTGGCCGCGCGCACACAGCGCGCAAGCGATGGTGCTGCACCTCCAGACTGAGAGTCCCGGTGATGGCTCAGGACCATGGCCTTGGGCAGCCAAATCACCACGTGGTCAAGGCATGGCCAGGGCTCAGCCGGGTGTGACCCAGGGCAGGGCAGCTGTGGTCCCGGTGGAAGAAGTCCAGGGAAGCCTCAGTTCCTGCCTCCTGGGGCAAACGGCCCTGCcagggcccctccctgcccactgTAGCCCCTGGGCATGTGGCCAGATAGGAGCCACTGACCACAGCCAGGCAAGGAGGATAAGGCCAGGGCAGCAGCTACTACTGTGTTTTGCAGTCAGGGCTGCACAAGCCTGGGCTGCTTATGAGTCAGCTCTGCACACACATGTCGCAGATACACTTCTGTGGGCATCGGTTGGGGCCCACGTGCCTGCCTGAGGAGTGTCCAGGGCCGCACGGGGACCTGCAAGCCGCTTGCACACCCATGTCCGTATGTGCTTCAGGCCTGTTTCTGCCTGCCAAGGTGCACCTGGATCCAGCAGCCCCAGCCTCCAACCTTCTCTCCCCAAGATTGACACCAGGAGTTGGAAATGAAGCATCTTTAATTGAATCCCTGCCCCAACCCCCTGGGGAATCTCCAAGCACCAAACGTATGAGAATTGTGCTCCTCAGTCCCAGAGCCAAGAAGCCTCTTCCCCAGACCTTCAATGGGCCACGTCCGGACCCCACACTCACACCtgttattatttattcaataaataaccCCAAGAACAAAACTCAGGGTAGAGGACCCAAAAAAGCATCCAGCTCAGCACAGAAATCTGAAAGGGAGGATTATCTGAAATCCGGgtcaaaatatgaaatgaaatcaGAGCTGGCATGTGAGCTGGGAATgatcccctctgggcctcagccgGTCACCAGCCCCGACCATCATCCCAGGATGCTGGCTCCCACAGTCAGGACAAACTCCATTTCACGTCACACAGCAACAATTATCTGCCTGCATTTGCACCATCGGACCTGACTGAATTCTGGGCTGGGGAGGAAGTGCCCAGAAACCTGAAGAGACTTGCCAAGGACAGAGGAGTCTGGAGCAGGGCAGAGGAGCGAGGCTGGGGCCCAGGGTCACTGCTGGACCCTGCCACGGCGGGTGCGGAGGGGACCTGAGGCTCGTGCCTGTGCCCGGCCCACCTCGCCCATCTCCCTGCGGATGTCACCAAGAGCTGCCGATGGGGACTCCAGCAGCCTCTGGAAGAGGCTCGGCCGGCCCTCTGGTGTCTCCCGGCACTGAAAGGTGACGGCTGTGCCAGCATCGGCCTTCATCTCCCTGGAGAAGCCATCAGAGGAGCCATCGAAGCAGCGGCCGATGGCAATCTCCTTGGCCAGCCTTGGGCTCTGGTCAGTGACTGTATAGACACCATAGTTGTGACCCAGAGGGTCCAGCGGGGCCAGCATGGAGAAGACAGCCAGGTCATCAGCGGGTGCAACAGGGGGGTGCCGGGTCAAGTAATCCTGCAGGAGTCCGTTGACCGCCACGCGCCGGCAGCTGCCCTGGGGCATGATGGTCACCAGTGTCCTGTCCACCTGACGCTGGTCGAACAGCATCCCGCTGCACTTGAACTCCACGCAGGCGGCAGATGTGCTAGGGCGCTGGGGGTCTCGGACACTCCGGTCATCCCGCAGACCGTAGAGCTGGCCCCGGGTCCGAGGGTGGCTGCCCCCCGAATTGTGGGAGCGGACCATGTATTCCTGGGGACCCTGGATCTTCACCTTGAGGAAGCAGGCTCTGAACTCCTGCGGGTTGGGCCACCAGGCCAGGAGATCTCCAGTCCAGGAGGCCGGCACGCCCTCGCGGAAGGGGACCACGTTATACTCGTATTTTTCCATCTCCACGCGAGCAAAGCGGAAGTGGCTGGCGGTCACCGGGGCCTCCTGACACTCCCGCAGGTTGCGCCACGGGTACACGGGGCCGTTGGCCTCGGCGGGGTCGCCGGACCTGGGTTTGGCGAGGTTGATGCGGAAGCCATTGCGTTTGAGGGAGGGGTCATCGTGGTCGGTGCGGCGGTAACCCAGCTTGTCTAGGTAGGGCTGGGCCACGCCCACGGTGGCCGGGAGTGGGCGGGGCCGGGATGGGGCGGGCTCCAGCTCCTCCCCGCCCAGGGTGGCCGTGACCAGGGCGGTGTAGGCGTCTGGCCGGTCAGCATCGCAGAAGGCGGGGAGGCAGGCCCCGTTGGGACCAGTGACGGCGCTGTCGAAGCGGCCCCAGGCGCGGGGGTTGGCCGAGAAGCCGGGGGCAGGCTCCAGGTTGACCAGCGTGACCACCACGCCCTCCACCTGCTCGTTGGGGTTGAACTTGTCGTTGGCGTAGGCGCGCACCTTCACCAAGCAGCGGCGGCGCTCAGGCACGTCCAGGTTGAACAGACGCCGCTCCCGGATCTCCACGTTGCCCACCAGGAAGACCCGCTCCTCCCGGCGGACCCGTGAGGCCGCCGACCTCTCACGCTGGAAGCCGCTCTCCTCTTCCCACAGGCCCGTGTCAGGGTTCAGCGACCACAGCTTCAGGGCCTCCACGTGGCCGGCCATTCGGATCTGGCTGGCGGCCACACGCACGGCCACCGGCCCGGTCTGCAGCTGCTCTGCGGAGCCGGCAGCACGGAGGTCCACCGAGAACATGCCGTAGGTGCGCAGTGGAGCCAACTCCCCGTCACTGTCCACAAATCGCAGGTCACTGGGGGCGGCAGCCGCCGAGGTGACATTTCGGGGGTCAACAAATGTCACCCGGGCCTCCACAGCCCCTGTGTAGGGTTCACCATCAGCTCTGCGGAAGGCTCTCGGAGGGATGACCAGCTCGCCTAAGGGGGCTTCGTCCTCCAGCTCCCCGAGGGATATCGTGTTGCTCTGGCTGGCATCTAAGATGACAGGGGCTTTCTTGCGCATGGCCTTGACCTCATGGTACACGCCCGCACCTCGAGGGTCAAAAGGCAGGACCCTGACAGTGTCCACGAACTGGCCACTGGGGTCCACGAAAGTAATCACCAGCCGCTGAGTGGAAGGTGCCACCTCAATGGTGAAGTCACCCTGGTAGGATGTGAAGCCAATGGGCTCCCGGCCCAGGAGGATCCGAGCAAAGCGCAAGGGCTCCCTAGACTCAGCGGCCACCACACGTCCCCGGATCAGCCCCCGAGGGGGCAGACATTTCCGGCAGCCACATTCAGCCACTATCTTGACTGGGAGGATGTAGCCAGAGCAGTGGATCTTCCTGCTCTCCAGCCGGTGCACCGAGCAGCAGCGGGAGCCTGCGTCCCCACATCGGGGCCTCGAgcctgcagggctggggcagggggtgtcAGGGCAAAGGCCTACGTCCAGGTAGATGGGGCCGCTGCCTGGCTGACCACAGTCGTCTGGAAGCTTGATCAGGTGTTCTCGGGGCTGGGGGTCACAGGCTGGCTGGCCTGGGGCTGTGGAGCAAGAAATCAGCCAGATCAGGGTAAGGGGGGGGGAACTCCATGGAGGCCAAGGTTGGGGGCCTAGATTGGGATCAGAGGCTCAACCCGGGGGCTCAGTGGGAGCCTGGGATCCGACTGAGCAAGGTCAGAGATCAGTCTGAAGTCGGGGTTCCATTTGAAGTTGCGTTTTAGCTGGGATTGGGGCTCAGTTTGGTGTCAGGGCTCGCTCAGGGTTGTGGGTAGGGTTGCTGAGGACGCTCACCAAGCACGGTGAGTTGGGCAGTGCCCGATCGCACGGCCCCGGCATCATTCCACGCTTTGCAGTGATAGGTGCCTGCCTGGTCTGGGTGAAGCCCATGCAGCTCCAGGTGGGTCCCGTACCTGTGCGTTCGCCTGTCCAGCAGGGTCCCGTTGTGGAACCTGGGTGGCGGGTGAGCAGCACCATGAATGCCCTTGGCACGGGGGAGGGGCTGCATCTGTCCCGCCCCACATGGAGCACAGGGAGGTTGCAGAGCAGCTTCCTCTGGGTCTCTGAGGCACCACATATCATGGGAAGCCCATTCCAACCCCAAAGCTGGGCACGAGACCCTTGAGCATGGGGCAAGGCACTCACCAGGAGTATTTCTTGGGCATGGGGGTGCCCAAGGCTTTGCAGCAGAAGGTCACATTCTGGCCAGCCTCTCGAACTCGGGACTCAGGGTGCTTCACCAGATAGGGCTTCTCTGGGGGCAGAGGCAGCAAAGGTCagggccctgccccaccccagcttCTCCCAAAGACCCTTCCCAAGAGCAGGGCCCCATCCTTTCCCTTACAGTGATGCCCTGTTTCACTTGGGCCTTTTCTAATGACCCTCCCCCCACTCAGGTTCACCTCGCATCTGCTGGAGACTGTGcccttaatgctttttttttttttgtggtacgcaggcctctcactgctgtggcctctcccgctgcggagcacaggctccggacgcgcaggctcagcggccatggctcacgggcctagccgctccgcggcatgtgggatcttcctggaccgaggcacgaacccgtgtcccctgcatcggcaggcggactctcaaccactgcaccacgcaGGGAAGCCCATGCTTAATCTTAATGCTTCCCTTTGCAACTCCACCTCTCACCTCACATCTTCTCCAATGACCGTTACATCTTATTTCTTGCTCCATTGGCCTCACTGTACATCACATCATCCCAAGTGCTTGGCGTCACCCAGAATTTCCTCCCCAGTTCCTCAGCCCCCTCATCCCTCTTACCATGAGGCACTTACCCAACTTATTAAGGACAACACTGACCACAGCAGAGATGGAGCTgttggcctgggcctgggccatgCCTGCAGAGAAGCCATCCATTCGGGCACTGACATTGGCTCGGCTGCTGGCACAGACTCCAGGCACCCAGAAGGTTCCGTGGGCATGGCTAGTAGCCATGGTGCCAGGCCAGTCTCGCAAGGAGACCCTGGCTCCTGGCAGCGGACACCCAGATGGGGTGACCACCGAGCCCAGAAGGATGTGGTCAGTGCACCCACAGGTGTTGGGACCACACCCTGGGGGGTGGGCACAGGAGGCAGAGAAGACTCTTGACCCCTTCCTGGGGAGGGCTATCCTCTCTATCAGTCACTCAGCAAAGGTACCCAGACACCCTCCCCACCTTGTTCCCCTCAGAGAGTCCTCATCATGGACCTGCTTGCAGCAGCCCTTGGTGTGAAGGACATGGGGCTCAGTGGTCAGGGCTGGGCCAAGGGGAGGGACCTGGGATCCTGGTGTGAAGGAGATGCCCTGGAGGAGAGGACAGGATAGGTGACTCCTACAAGGCAGAGAGGCTCCTTCTAGCATGAGAGAAAATGttcaggcaggggctgggggcccagcGAGGGGATGGGTCTTGGGCCCAGAACATCTCCCTCCTGACACAATCCTGTGGTTTctccataaaatggaaaattccacTGGAAACTTCAGGGCAGAGGCACGGAGAAGGCAGAGCCAAGCAGAGTAGGGTGGGGAATCCCACCACCCCATTGGCTACTGTGCTCCCCCACCCTGCTGCATGCTCTGCTGGGGCAGTCTCCAGACCATGTTTGTGGAGACCAGGCCTGATTGGAATTTCCAGTCGCCTCCTGGCTGGCCTGGTGTCTGGACCAGGGAGGGCCTGGGCATCATGTCTGCCAGGGTGTGAGCGCATGTCCACGTGGGCGTGGGGGACGGGCGTGGCCTGCGAATGCCATGCGTGTGTGCACCACGAGTGTGTGAGCCAGCTTCTGTGTGTATCCACGTCCACCAGGACATCCGCACACTCCAACAGGCACACAGAGGAAGTGCCCCCTCAGATCTGCCCATGACTGGACACGACCCCCATGGCGTCCACCCGTCCAGATGTACACATTTACCAATGCTCTTCGGGGGCCCGGAAGGGAAGGAAAAGCGTCTCCAAGTGGTCCAAGTTCTGGTCGTCCAGGCTCCGCCCCTACACTCAGGCTCCGCCTCCTCCCTCCAGGCACCGTCCCATCAGGCTCCACCCCAACTAGCCCCTCTAGGTACTTCCCTCAACTGGCCCCGCCCCTACACCCAGGCCCCGCCTCTAACCCAACTATctcctccaggccccgcccctcctaCCTGGACAAGTAGGCCTCACACAATTCTGCGCCTCCAGGGTACGCCCAGGACACGCATCCGCAGCAGGGCttgggcagcggcggcggcgcaAGCGACGGCCTGGCCCGCAGCTCCCCGAACAAGGACCCCACGGGCCCCACGCACCCCACGTGGCctctggggagagggcagggatgggggcgTCAGATGGAACCTGGAACTCTGTTGACAGTGTGGGACTGGAGGGTGCTCTCGTCACGTGCATCCGAGTCAGAGAGAAGTCCTGCCCACTGCCTCAATCGGTGCTCCCCCAGGCGCACCAGTCGAATGTGCAGTTGAGGTACCTTCCCGCCCCCGCCAAGATAAGCCCTGCTGTTCTCCCTGCGTCTCACCCACATCTGGGGCTCAAAACACACTTCCACGGAACGGCCCTAGTTCTAGATGAGCAAAAGAGGGCAGTGAGAGGGAGCTATGTTCCTAGGGGCCCCTTCCTGACCCCGACCTGGGCCCCGGCCATTCTTAGCCCCTCCCTTCCAAAGCTCCTCTCCTATCCGCTCCGGCCCTCTCCTGCGGCCTTGCTCCTAAAAGACCCCGCCTCTTCCTAGCCACGCCctgcaccctccccctcccccccccaacaAGACACCATCCTTTCAGGCCTCATCCACCTATGGCCAATCCCCGCCGCTCCCTTAGCCCCGCCCTCACCATGCGGGCAGCGGAAGCGCACGTGGTAGTTGGAGCAGCGGCGGCCTCGGGGCTGCTCGCGGTTGAGGCACCAGAAACCTCGCGTGGGGTTCAAGTGTACGCGCTCGCCGACGTCTGACGGCAGGGCCCAGTCTGTGGTGCGCGCCTCCAGCGCCAGCGGCCGCGGGCACACGCGCGCCGGCCCGTAATAGAAGCGGATCGCAGCCAAGCTCTCGAAGTCACCGTCGCCTCCCGGGTGGTCGACGTTGAACCAGGACGTCCACTCGCTGGCCTCTGCGGGCACCGCACGCGCTGGGACCCGGGCCTTAGCCGGTCGGGCTCCATCAGTTCAGGCAGGAGCCTGGGCTGCGGCCCGCCCACCCCCACCTGCGTGTTTAAGCCAGGTCCCCCTCCCTACAAAAGTACATGGGCAAGCCCAGCCTGCCCAGATCCAGAGCCCTCGAGGGCAGAAGGAGCTGTAGAAGGATCAGGGGAGGTTGGATTGCGCTTGCCCCGGCCCTAGTTCTGCCGCTCAGTATCTGAGCTGGCCCATGAGTGCACGCTGAGATCTTGCCACTGTCTCACCAGCCCCCACTCTCAGAATTCAGAACCCTTGAGGTGTAAGGAGATATAAAGGCAGCACGAGGAGCCAGGCCTGAGACCAGCTGTTCCACTGCCTGGCAGCCTCGCATCAGTGCCAGCTGGGACCTTGTTCGCTGCCCACTGAACCTATCAGGCAACCCTCCCTTTCACAGAAGCCAGAGGTGGGAAGGGTCTGGCCTCTCACAGGCTAGCTTCTGTTTCCATCAACCCCCCAAGGGGCGCTCACTCCTTTCCTCATTCAAGAGCAAGTCAAATAGAACCTTCCTAGCTGGGAAGCTAGAGACTTGGGTTCCAGAACTCCTGTTTCCCTGACTGAACTGAGCTTGTTGTCTcaccgccccgccccaccccaccctggttTCCTCCTGGACAAACAGCCTGGGCTCTCATCTCCCTGCTCCTAAAACTTAGACCTCTTGGGGCACCACTTCCAGGGGCTGCCATGCCCAGGGACCAGGACAGTCCTGGGCTCTTCACCCAGCTTGTATCCCCTCCTCACAAGACCCTACCAGCCAGAGCTCACACAGAGTCCACAGCAGAACGAGGACTCAGACCCAAGCTGGCTCACCTTCCCAGTCCTCCAGGGCTGGTGAGGGCTGGCCAGGGTGCAGCAATGAACCTTCAAGGCCCCACGCAGTCACCATGGGCTCCTCAGGGGTGGTGGTGCCTGTCAAAGGGGTGAGGGGTAGGGGGAAGGACTTCTGTGAACTCCTGGTATGCAAAGTGCTGCCAcgatcatccccatttcacaggggaGAAGCCGGAATCCAGGGGAGAATTGCagcaccccctcctccaggaagcctccccatgacctccccacccccagtctcccACAGCCCCGTCCCTCACTCTGACACAGCCCCTTAGGCTGGGGAAGTCTGTGTCCACTCTGCTTCCCAGACCCAGTTCTCCCACTGTGCTCAGTGGCCATGAGTTCAGTTGGCTGTGCCCCTCCCTGCTGTCATATTGATCTGAATTTTCTTTCATCCATTTGCTGACTGGAAGTCCCTCCCTCAGTCTACCTTTCATCCCTGCACTTGGGGCCCAAGCTGCCAGTGGGAAGTCCTTGGAATCTAGCCTGGCTTCTCCAGCCGCGAGTTGTCTGAGATAACTGGGCTGGGCAGTGACTTCAGACAAGTCCCTTCCCTCTTGGagtctcagtctccccatctgagAAATGGGCCCAGTTCCCCACTCCACTGAGTGTTCCAGAGATGGGAATTTCTTTTCtgagtgctgtgtgtgtgtgtggaagagggaaggagtTAGGTGAGAGGGGACAGCTCTGGCCCCTTCATAGTGTGACCAAGACTGGATGATTCAGGGTCCAAATGCTGTGGCTGAGATGGGTACCCTGCAGTCCTGAGAATCCAGAGGAGCCTGAAGTTCATAGCCACACTCCTGGTGCCCCTATCGTCCCTTGGAGGAGGGAAGACAGTGGACGAGATCCCCTCCTGCCCCAGGTGGTCCCAGAGCTCCATCTCTTCGTTGCCCCCTCACTCCACCCCCGAGGCTGGTAAAGGGAATGCAGGCCTGGGGAAGCAAGTGGGTCCCTTGGTTCTGTCTCCAGGCTCCGGCTGCTTGCCACGCCCTCTGTCAGACGTCCGGCGCCTAGGGGgctggtctggggtctggggGCGCCTCACCTCGGGTCCCCGCCAGGTGCGCGGCGGCGACACAGAGGCAGAGCAGTATCTGCAGTGACGCCATGGCCAGGTCCGAAAGTCGGAGGGAGGGTCCCAGCTCCGCTGTGCACTCGGGTCGGACTCCCGCGGGTCTGGCGGCCGCTGGGGCTGTGGATGGGGGAGGGACGCGACCGCAAGCCACGCCCCGTCCAGGCCACTCCCCGTCCAAGCAACGCTCCCGGGCCTGAGGTGACTTCGGTGCGCAGACAACCTCTTTGGGTCGCCCCCCTCGGTGCGTCTGGCTGTACCTCCGCCCTCGGGCTGGCCTGCGTCCCCTCGGCGCCGGCTGGAAGTCCCCTCCTTAGCCCACCCTCTGTTCTCCACGTCGGGAAGTGCCTCCTGGAATCGAGCCTGAAGC of Delphinus delphis chromosome 3, mDelDel1.2, whole genome shotgun sequence contains these proteins:
- the CILP2 gene encoding cartilage intermediate layer protein 2, producing the protein MASLQILLCLCVAAAHLAGTRGTTTPEEPMVTAWGLEGSLLHPGQPSPALEDWEEASEWTSWFNVDHPGGDGDFESLAAIRFYYGPARVCPRPLALEARTTDWALPSDVGERVHLNPTRGFWCLNREQPRGRRCSNYHVRFRCPHEATWGAWGPWGPCSGSCGPGRRLRRRRCPSPAADACPGRTLEAQNCVRPTCPGCGPNTCGCTDHILLGSVVTPSGCPLPGARVSLRDWPGTMATSHAHGTFWVPGVCASSRANVSARMDGFSAGMAQAQANSSISAVVSVVLNKLEKPYLVKHPESRVREAGQNVTFCCKALGTPMPKKYSWFHNGTLLDRRTHRYGTHLELHGLHPDQAGTYHCKAWNDAGAVRSGTAQLTVLAPGQPACDPQPREHLIKLPDDCGQPGSGPIYLDVGLCPDTPCPSPAGSRPRCGDAGSRCCSVHRLESRKIHCSGYILPVKIVAECGCRKCLPPRGLIRGRVVAAESREPLRFARILLGREPIGFTSYQGDFTIEVAPSTQRLVITFVDPSGQFVDTVRVLPFDPRGAGVYHEVKAMRKKAPVILDASQSNTISLGELEDEAPLGELVIPPRAFRRADGEPYTGAVEARVTFVDPRNVTSAAAAPSDLRFVDSDGELAPLRTYGMFSVDLRAAGSAEQLQTGPVAVRVAASQIRMAGHVEALKLWSLNPDTGLWEEESGFQRERSAASRVRREERVFLVGNVEIRERRLFNLDVPERRRCLVKVRAYANDKFNPNEQVEGVVVTLVNLEPAPGFSANPRAWGRFDSAVTGPNGACLPAFCDADRPDAYTALVTATLGGEELEPAPSRPRPLPATVGVAQPYLDKLGYRRTDHDDPSLKRNGFRINLAKPRSGDPAEANGPVYPWRNLRECQEAPVTASHFRFARVEMEKYEYNVVPFREGVPASWTGDLLAWWPNPQEFRACFLKVKIQGPQEYMVRSHNSGGSHPRTRGQLYGLRDDRSVRDPQRPSTSAACVEFKCSGMLFDQRQVDRTLVTIMPQGSCRRVAVNGLLQDYLTRHPPVAPADDLAVFSMLAPLDPLGHNYGVYTVTDQSPRLAKEIAIGRCFDGSSDGFSREMKADAGTAVTFQCRETPEGRPSLFQRLLESPSAALGDIRREMGEVGRAQARASGPLRTRRGRVQQ